In one window of Oryza sativa Japonica Group chromosome 9, ASM3414082v1 DNA:
- the LOC136351842 gene encoding uncharacterized protein, with amino-acid sequence MGSVPLNVSFRRALVGQNLTLWYNLCASIAHIQLDDSTDCFRWNYHQNGHFSVKSMYLASISNGYIDRNKFIWKLKMPLKIKIFMWYLLKGVVLRKDNLARRNWNGGLTCCFCMKNETIQHLFMDCHYAKFIWRAVQFSFGLHLPRSMPHMFNGWLQGVDKDKRKLILVGASALCWALWHIDNGLGVGGKLSVDYLTGGSEMVDKCDSNGGNNNGLVSDNESYGPMEMSTTASMDDFARKFLAVAFHDRNGKKH; translated from the exons ATGGGTTCTGTTCCGCTAaatgtttcttttaggagaGCTTTAGTTGGGCAGAATCTAACACTTTGGTATAATTTGTGTGCTTCCATTGCTCATATCCAGTTGGATGATTCTACTGattgttttagatggaattatcatCAAAATGGCCATTTTTCGGTAAAGTCAATGTACTTAGCCTCAATTAGCAATGGTTACATTGAtagaaataagttcatttggaagcttaagatgccgcttaagatcaagatctttatgtggtatTTGCTCAAGGGAGTCGTCTTAAGAAAGGATAATCTTGCACGACGGAATTGGAATGGGGGTTTAACATGTTGTTTTTGCATGAAAAATGAGACGATCCAACACTTGTTTATGGATTGTCATTATGCAAAGTTTATTTGGAGAGCTGttcaattttcttttggattaCATCTTCCTAGAAGCATGCCTCATATGTTTAATGGTTGGCTTCAGGGTGTGGACAAGGACAAGAGAAAGTTGATACTTGTTGGTGCCTCTGCTTTATGTTGGGCCCTGTG GCACATCGACAACGGCCTCGGCGTTGGTGGCAAGTTGTCTGTCGATTACCTCACCGGTGGGTCCGAAATGGTCGACAAATGCGATAGCAATGGTGGAAACAACAACGGTCTGGTGAGCGACAACGAGTCCTACGGCCCCA TGGAGATGAGTACAACGGCATCAATGGATGACTTCGCAAGGAAGTTCCTGGCTGTAGCATTTCATGATCGCAATGGGAAGAAGCACTGA
- the LOC4346412 gene encoding uncharacterized protein, with translation MPFLSPLAGDDADDYYYAYDSRFRRGSGGGKIAKKEKDKDKDKGFLSFLPCFLPCSPGSVEPTVHRRLLSSDSSDSDNIATADITADLARLRARYSRLATGPPVRPRDVPCLLARTDDPPLAVAALSWLGGDLRPSCILLTLLPALFPTLPAHARHALSAAARRLHAREAALDGEVAEYQSTYAMKLACEKTKDGVAETAGEEMCKMARAARRADKLRWRAVEAAVKEVLTPAQAKEFLKAVEDVAARAARHGARWHARTGAVSVPVEVFDRMRANARAATDDAW, from the exons ATGCCGTTCCTTAGCCCTCTCGCTGGCGATGACGCCGACGACTACTACTACGCCTACGACTCCAGATTCCgccgaggcagcggcggcgggaagaTCGCCAAGAAGGAAAAGGACAAGGACAAGGACAAGggcttcctctccttcctcccctgcTTCCTCCCCTGCT CGCCCGGATCGGTGGAACCGACGgtgcaccgccgcctcctctcctccgactCCAGCGACAGCGACAACATCGCCACCGCGGACATCACCGCCGACCTCGCCCGCCTCCGCGCCCGCTACTCCCGCCTCGCCACCGGCCCGCCCGTCCGCCCCCGCGACGTCCCCTGCCTCCTCGCGCGCACCGACgacccgccgctcgccgtggccGCGCTCTCCTGgctcggcggcgacctccgcccCTCCTGCATCCTCCTCACCCTCCTACCGGCGCTCTTCCCCACCCTCCCCGCGCACGCCCGCCacgcgctctccgccgccgcgcgccgcctccacgcccgcGAGGCCGCGCTGGACGGCGAGGTCGCCGAGTACCAGTCCACCTACGCGATGAAGCTGGCGTGCGAGAAGACCAAGGACGGGGTGGCGGAGACGGCGGGGGAGGAGATGTGCAAgatggcgcgcgcggcgcggcgggccgACAAGCTGCGGTGGCGCGCCGTGGAGGCCGCGGTGAAGGAGGTGCTGACGCCGGCGCAGGCCAAGGAGTTCCTCAAGGCCGTCGAGGACGTGGCGGCCAGGGCGGCGCGCCACGGCGCGAGGTGGCACGCGCGCACCGGCGCCGTCTCCGTCCCCGTCGAGGTGTTCGACCGCATGCGCGCCAACGCCAGAGCAGCCACGGATGATGCTTGGTGA